A stretch of DNA from Xyrauchen texanus isolate HMW12.3.18 chromosome 36, RBS_HiC_50CHRs, whole genome shotgun sequence:
gacatgcgtgggctctggctcgcagaccggggctggcgcgggccgggaggcggaagcccgtcttctctccctcctccgggcagacgcagtgggccgcgctggctcatggaaggcgactggcatggggacgggctcgctgacaggtggggctggtgcgacaggaagcgccaaggacgattggggagtcaccacagtgggaggagaggtggaatcctcctcggcgaagaccacggtgtagggtgagccgcagaccagtaaggtcgcctccaggaagtcgtggagagtccaaccaagcgttgccggcggcaaacgctccctgagctGAACCGTGTAaggtgtccctgaagaagaccaccagggctgagtccgagaAGTCTGTGAACTTCGCCAgccgaggaagtcgctgatgtggtcttcaacagggcggccctcttgtttgaggttgagcaaccggcagttggcccgtgataactgctggatccatagtggtcGATCGCTCTGTTACgcctgaataatgaggctgacgaagagatgcggatccaaacgcagttagagtttatttgataacaaaacactaaatgaacaaaagaacaacccacgatggggaaaagaaacataaactagataaggtaatcacggtagagacaaacagggaacaagggagagacgcaaacatcaggcaaacatcaaacaacgatcgacgaagactgaacaaagacacagggtataaatacacagacagggaaaaaagggaccaatgaaagaacagaactcaaacaagataacaatgtgattaacagaaaccaaaggcaaattaacaagggcaggtgaaaacaatgaacagaggaaaacacgaacgctaacaaagagactatggaattacataagggactaaagtgaaaactaagaaatgcaaaagtgacaacaaatggtaaacaaaaagggcaacagagaaacaagacagggtaatcgttacactAGGTTGCAGGGAAATATGAAATATTGCACCCTCTTGGCAGTtccaaataattttcattttgttaataaattgcattaaccaagaataataaatattgtaaatattgtacatttttaattcctGAAACAAAAAGAATGAACTAATGTAGTATACAACCATGTTTTAACCTTTACGATGTGCGTGCATCTCCTTTGTTAAGATGAATGTTTTGCTGCTGACATGTAATATGCAATGACACAACTGATAAGACGTACATTTTGCATacatacttgtgtgtgtgtgtgtgtgtgtgtgtgtgtgtgtgtgtgtgtgtgtgtgtgtgtgtgtgtgagcatgtatttatcactttgtggggaccaaatgtccccataaggatagtaaaacctgaatgtttgaccttgtggggacattttgtcggtccccatgaggaaaacagcttataaatcatactaaattatgttttttgaaaatgtaaaaatgcagaaagttttctgtgagggttaggtttaggggtagggttaggtttaggggatagaatataaagtttgtacagtataaaaaccattatgtctattaaaagtccccataaaacatggaaacactacgtgtgtgtgtgtgtgtgtgtgtgtgtgtgtgtgtgtgtccatttgATAAAGTTGTACAGGCATCACttttaaatgtcacttttcaTAAACTgcccatttataaaaaaaatattttgtggattAGTTAATCTTAgacttaaaatttaaaataagaaaaaaagattaaatctgaaaatatttatttgtatttttacacttttttttattttgattaaattcaGTAAAGGATTATGAGAAGATAAGGGAGCATATAGAAGTATACAGTCTAATTTTATCAGTTTTTCTCCAAATTTTGTAAAAGATTAAAGAAAGGAATAAAAGTGAGTTAAAGTGGCTATTCAAGAGACATCgattgtattttaatattatatgaaatatattaaatgtgaGTTACACTATTTCCATTATACAGTGTTATCTGCAAATACAAACAGCTTTTTTTCTGTAAAGATCAGCAGATTTACTATAAATATGCACTTTATATTATTTAGTGTATCCCTATTCCCTTTAGATGACAATGAACAACATTCTTATTTTGATAGAGGCTTTATCCAAACTGAacgataaatacattttttgattgcCCTTTTTATCTTTGAAAGTCTTATACCATACATTATAGGATTGACAAGTGGTGGACAAATCAGGAAATAAATTGAGAGAATTACACGTAGTACAGGAGGCATGGGCAACTTATCAAACCTGCTTTGGATAATCTCAAATGAACATCCAATAGAGAAATTCAGTAATGAGACAAAGTGTGGAACACATGTGCTTACAGCTTTTTGTATAGTTTCTCTTGTGGACTTTGAGCAGACTCTTAAAATCTTTGTATATGAGAACAAAATTATACCCAAAGGAGCAAAAATGGTTAACGTGATACCGATGATGCCAGCGATGCTGTTTGCTGTGGTTTCTGAGCATGAAAGTTTCGCAAGCATATAATTGTCACAATATACTTTGTCCAGTACATTTCCACACAACTGGAGCTGTGCATTCAAAAATAAATTGATGGA
This window harbors:
- the LOC127629710 gene encoding olfactory receptor 142-like; this translates as MGNLTHITTIILSGYIEIGNIKYFCFTILTLLFVAVLVANQLLIVVICRESSLHEPMYVFLCSLSVNELYGSIAVFPLLLSNMLLSKPPEIALTLCYVQIFALYTYGSVEFSNLAVMSYDRYVAICYPLEYHRIMSPTRIVTLIALVWSISMIKFSINLFLNAQLQLCGNVLDKVYCDNYMLAKLSCSETTANSIAGIIGITLTIFAPLGIILFSYTKILRVCSKSTRETIQKAVSTCVPHFVSLLNFSIGCSFEIIQSRFDKLPMPPVLRVILSIYFLICPPLVNPIMYGIRLSKIKRAIKKCIYRSVWIKPLSK